From the Leptotrichia sp. oral taxon 221 genome, one window contains:
- a CDS encoding tRNA-dihydrouridine synthase: protein MKIYIAPMAGITDYSFRKITEKFYPDFMFTEMVNAHLLKNDDETTRTELLKVDNTNITGTQIFGSDKQELINGFLKLESLGFKKINLNMGCPQPKIIKNGAGSALLENYKFIENLFEELMSKIKKTTQLSIKIRTGYKNFNNPELYLQLANKFNLDFICVHGRTQQQIYGGKADWKIVKKLSNLNRNINFFGNGDLFEAHDIVKKIKNCNLDGIMLSRGVIGNPWLIPQVREILQTGKISTTPSFEDIKNTLLEHLELIHENKGEIKASLEINKFIRPYFKDYQTDSQKEKYTKIITEKNLSSKIQKIKEL, encoded by the coding sequence ATGAAAATATATATAGCACCAATGGCTGGAATAACTGATTATTCCTTTAGAAAAATTACTGAAAAATTTTATCCCGATTTTATGTTTACCGAAATGGTTAATGCCCACTTACTAAAAAATGACGATGAAACCACTAGAACTGAACTTTTAAAAGTCGATAATACTAACATCACTGGAACTCAAATTTTTGGGAGTGATAAACAAGAATTGATAAATGGATTTTTAAAATTAGAAAGTTTAGGCTTTAAAAAAATAAATTTAAATATGGGATGTCCTCAACCAAAAATTATCAAAAATGGTGCCGGTTCTGCTCTTTTAGAAAATTACAAATTTATCGAAAATTTATTCGAAGAATTGATGAGCAAAATAAAAAAAACTACTCAATTATCAATAAAAATTCGTACTGGCTACAAAAATTTTAATAATCCTGAACTTTATCTTCAATTAGCAAATAAATTCAATCTCGATTTTATTTGTGTTCATGGTCGTACTCAACAGCAGATTTACGGTGGAAAGGCTGACTGGAAAATTGTCAAAAAATTGAGTAATCTCAATAGAAACATTAACTTTTTTGGAAATGGAGATTTATTTGAAGCTCATGATATTGTAAAGAAAATCAAAAACTGCAATCTTGATGGAATAATGCTCTCTCGTGGTGTAATTGGAAATCCTTGGCTTATTCCTCAAGTACGAGAAATTCTACAAACTGGGAAAATCTCAACAACACCTTCCTTCGAAGACATAAAAAATACACTTTTAGAACATCTTGAATTAATTCACGAAAATAAAGGCGAAATCAAGGCTTCATTAGAAATAAATAAATTTATTAGACCTTATTTTAAAGATTATCAAACAGATTCTCAAAAGGAAAAATATACTAAAATCATCACTGAAAAAAATCTTTCTTCAAAAATTCAAAAAATTAAAGAATTGTAA
- a CDS encoding OmpA family protein, with amino-acid sequence MGKKVFASVMLLMLAAVSCTTAADGTRKASKTGIGAGIGAAAGAAIGQIIGKDTKGTVIGTAAGTAVGAAIGNIFDRQEKALKEKLAGTGVEVKRTGEGEIKLTAPENITFDTNSYVVKPQFRKTLDSVAAVLKEYSDTHIVISGHTDNTGNDAINNPLSENRAAAVESYLAGKGISSSRMTSAGYGSTQPIASNSTAGGRAQNRRVEIRIEAN; translated from the coding sequence ATGGGAAAAAAAGTATTCGCGTCAGTGATGTTATTAATGTTAGCAGCTGTTTCATGTACAACAGCAGCAGATGGAACAAGAAAAGCAAGTAAAACTGGAATTGGAGCAGGAATTGGAGCCGCAGCAGGTGCCGCAATTGGACAAATAATTGGAAAAGATACAAAAGGTACAGTTATTGGTACAGCAGCAGGTACAGCAGTTGGAGCCGCAATTGGAAATATTTTTGATAGACAAGAAAAAGCATTGAAAGAAAAATTAGCAGGAACTGGAGTAGAAGTTAAGAGAACAGGTGAAGGTGAAATTAAATTGACAGCACCTGAAAATATTACATTTGACACTAATAGCTATGTAGTAAAACCTCAATTTAGAAAAACTTTAGATTCAGTAGCAGCTGTATTAAAAGAATATTCAGATACACACATTGTTATTTCTGGTCACACAGATAATACAGGAAACGATGCAATCAACAATCCATTATCTGAAAACAGAGCAGCAGCAGTAGAAAGCTATTTAGCAGGTAAAGGAATTTCTAGCTCAAGAATGACTTCAGCAGGATACGGAAGTACTCAACCAATCGCTTCAAATAGTACTGCAGGAGGAAGAGCTCAAAACAGAAGAGTAGAAATTAGAATTGAAGCTAATTAA
- a CDS encoding Gfo/Idh/MocA family protein produces MKIGIVGAGNIVPDFLEASKNIEDFEIVSISATENGRERMKKLSEKYGIKNIYTNYEDLLNDDIDVVYIAIPNSLHYEFAKKAIERNKHIILEKPFTTTYREAEELVELAQEYGIMLFEAISNQYLPNYKKTKELISELGDIKIVQLNYSQYSSRYDRFKNGDIAPAFDPKKSGGALMDLNVYNIYYIVGLFGSPQKILYTANIERNIDTSGVLVLDYGSFKCVAVGAKDCKAPLSMNIQGDKGYINSSDAANMYNKFTFAKNDGTEKVFELNGGKERLYHELVKFAEYYKNEDFDKFYEANEKSLIVMKILEEARKQAGLEF; encoded by the coding sequence GTGAAAATAGGAATAGTTGGAGCTGGAAATATAGTTCCAGATTTTTTGGAAGCGAGTAAAAATATAGAAGATTTTGAAATCGTAAGTATTTCGGCTACAGAAAATGGTAGAGAAAGAATGAAAAAACTTTCGGAAAAATATGGAATAAAAAATATTTATACAAATTATGAAGATTTGTTGAATGATGATATTGATGTTGTGTATATTGCGATTCCAAATAGTTTGCATTATGAATTTGCGAAAAAGGCGATTGAGAGAAATAAGCATATTATTTTGGAGAAACCGTTTACGACGACTTATAGGGAAGCTGAAGAATTGGTTGAATTGGCTCAGGAATATGGAATAATGTTGTTTGAAGCTATATCTAATCAGTATTTGCCGAATTATAAAAAGACAAAAGAGTTAATTTCTGAATTAGGAGATATCAAAATTGTGCAGTTGAATTATTCTCAATATTCGAGTAGATATGACAGATTTAAAAATGGTGATATTGCACCAGCTTTTGATCCAAAAAAATCAGGTGGAGCTTTGATGGATTTGAATGTATATAATATTTACTATATAGTAGGATTGTTTGGAAGTCCACAAAAAATACTTTATACAGCGAATATTGAAAGAAATATTGATACTTCAGGAGTTTTAGTGTTAGATTATGGTTCGTTTAAATGTGTGGCAGTTGGAGCGAAGGATTGTAAAGCGCCGTTGTCGATGAATATTCAAGGTGATAAAGGTTATATCAATAGTAGCGATGCAGCTAATATGTATAATAAATTTACTTTTGCTAAAAATGATGGGACAGAAAAAGTATTTGAATTAAATGGTGGAAAAGAGAGACTTTATCATGAATTAGTAAAATTTGCTGAATATTACAAAAATGAAGATTTTGATAAGTTTTATGAAGCGAATGAAAAAAGTTTGATTGTGATGAAAATATTGGAAGAGGCTAGAAAACAAGCAGGATTGGAATTTTAG
- the miaB gene encoding tRNA (N6-isopentenyl adenosine(37)-C2)-methylthiotransferase MiaB, producing the protein MKKAAIITYGCQMNVNESAKIKKIFQNMGYEVQDELDGCDIVFLNTCTVREGAATQIFGKLGELMELKKERGTLIGIVGCFAQEQGAALIKKFPVVDIVMGNQNIGRIPDAVDKILNNESKHEVYIDNEDELPPRLDADFGSDKTASISISYGCDKQCSFCIVPYVRGKERSVPMEDILNDVRFYLKKGAKEIVLLGQNVNAYGKKFRNGDTFAKLLDEICKIDGDFILRFTSPHPRDFTDDVIDVIAKNDKIARCIHMPLQSGSTEILKKMLRGYTKEKFLELAEKIKTRIPNAVLTTDIIVGFPGETEEDFQDTMDVVEKVGFENAYMFMYSIRTGTIAEKMANQVPEDVKKERLLRLNRLQDKCALHESEKYLGRIERVLVEGPSKKNKDVLMGRTSSNKVVLFEGDERLLRGNFVNVKIKECKTWTLYGDVVE; encoded by the coding sequence ATGAAAAAAGCAGCTATAATAACATATGGTTGTCAAATGAATGTTAATGAAAGCGCGAAAATAAAAAAAATATTTCAAAATATGGGATATGAAGTTCAAGATGAACTTGATGGATGTGACATTGTATTTTTGAATACTTGTACAGTTAGAGAAGGTGCAGCTACTCAAATTTTTGGAAAATTGGGTGAGTTGATGGAATTGAAAAAGGAAAGAGGGACATTGATTGGAATTGTTGGATGTTTTGCTCAGGAGCAAGGAGCTGCTCTGATTAAGAAATTCCCAGTAGTTGATATCGTTATGGGGAACCAAAATATTGGAAGAATTCCTGATGCAGTGGATAAAATTTTAAATAATGAAAGTAAACATGAAGTTTATATAGATAATGAAGATGAATTGCCACCTAGATTAGATGCCGATTTTGGAAGTGATAAAACTGCGTCTATTTCAATAAGTTATGGTTGTGATAAACAGTGTAGTTTCTGTATTGTTCCGTATGTTCGTGGAAAAGAGAGATCAGTTCCAATGGAAGATATCTTGAATGATGTTAGATTTTACTTGAAAAAAGGTGCAAAAGAAATTGTATTATTGGGACAAAATGTAAATGCATACGGTAAGAAATTTAGAAATGGCGACACTTTTGCAAAACTTTTAGATGAAATTTGTAAGATTGATGGAGACTTTATTTTAAGATTTACTTCGCCTCATCCGAGAGATTTTACTGATGATGTAATTGATGTTATTGCGAAAAATGATAAAATTGCGAGATGTATTCATATGCCGCTTCAATCAGGATCGACAGAAATTTTGAAAAAAATGTTGAGAGGATACACAAAAGAAAAATTTTTAGAATTGGCTGAAAAGATTAAAACTAGAATACCAAATGCTGTATTGACAACAGATATTATTGTGGGATTCCCAGGAGAAACAGAGGAAGATTTCCAAGATACAATGGATGTTGTCGAAAAAGTTGGGTTTGAGAATGCGTACATGTTCATGTATTCTATAAGAACAGGAACTATTGCAGAAAAAATGGCGAATCAAGTGCCTGAAGATGTGAAAAAAGAAAGATTATTAAGATTGAATAGATTACAAGATAAATGTGCACTTCACGAAAGTGAAAAATATTTAGGTCGAATTGAAAGAGTTTTAGTAGAAGGACCGAGCAAAAAGAATAAAGATGTTTTAATGGGAAGAACTTCGAGCAATAAAGTCGTGTTGTTTGAAGGTGATGAAAGATTATTGCGTGGAAACTTTGTGAATGTTAAGATTAAAGAGTGTAAGACTTGGACATTGTATGGAGATGTAGTAGAGTAG
- a CDS encoding YitT family protein, which produces MNKKKIFTLIKEYFMVGLGTFILAIGLQFFFFPNKIASGGVTGLALVVNYMFGIPTGLFVAVGNLILFVLAFVVIGSQFGIKSIYATILLSVFLSFLEKFYPNYALTHDLILATIFGSVICALGITIIYFYEASTGGTSIVGKMINEYFHIGYGMSCFIADAIVTILAIFAFGVELGLVGLLSVYVTGFITDKFIDGFNSRKQILIITSKKDVVLNYILKDFDRGCTVFKATGGYSGSERDVLMTVIERRQFIRLRKFLKANDPTAFVTVTDTTKVFGEGFDELH; this is translated from the coding sequence ATGAATAAGAAAAAAATTTTTACATTAATTAAAGAATATTTTATGGTTGGTTTAGGAACTTTTATTTTGGCAATCGGACTTCAATTTTTCTTTTTTCCTAATAAAATTGCCAGTGGGGGAGTTACTGGATTGGCACTTGTTGTAAATTATATGTTTGGTATTCCTACCGGACTTTTTGTAGCTGTTGGCAATTTGATTTTATTTGTTTTGGCTTTTGTTGTTATAGGCAGCCAATTTGGAATAAAAAGTATTTATGCAACTATACTGTTGTCTGTTTTTCTTTCGTTTCTTGAAAAATTTTATCCGAATTATGCACTTACGCACGATTTAATTTTGGCAACGATTTTTGGAAGTGTAATATGTGCTTTGGGAATTACTATAATATATTTTTATGAAGCGTCTACCGGCGGAACTTCTATCGTTGGAAAGATGATTAATGAATATTTTCATATCGGATACGGAATGTCGTGTTTTATTGCTGATGCGATTGTTACTATTTTGGCAATTTTTGCTTTTGGAGTTGAACTTGGTCTTGTGGGATTGTTAAGTGTTTATGTAACAGGATTTATTACGGATAAGTTTATTGACGGATTTAATTCACGTAAACAAATTTTAATTATCACGTCCAAAAAAGATGTTGTACTTAATTACATTTTGAAAGATTTTGACAGAGGATGTACAGTTTTTAAGGCGACAGGAGGATATTCCGGAAGTGAAAGAGATGTGCTGATGACGGTTATCGAAAGAAGACAATTCATTCGTTTGAGAAAATTTTTAAAAGCTAATGACCCGACTGCTTTTGTAACGGTTACCGATACGACAAAAGTTTTTGGAGAAGGATTTGATGAATTACATTAA
- the deoC gene encoding deoxyribose-phosphate aldolase: protein MKKLIKKANEMTTKELAAYIDYSVLKPEFTQEEIIALTKDGVKLECATICINPGYIELCEPYVKGSKTTLCPVTDFPFGTSSTKSRVEQIEDVAKYDSVREIDIVANFGLIISGKYDEVTKDIKACVEAAHKNGKEIKIIFETDALNEEQIRKTCKCCIEAGADFVKTSTGFLTGYNTVGATPEIVKIMLEEVGDKCKVKGSGGIRTREHFLKLIDMGIDRMGVGYKSVPVVLNLDK from the coding sequence ATGAAAAAATTGATTAAAAAAGCAAATGAAATGACAACAAAAGAATTAGCTGCATATATTGATTATTCAGTATTGAAACCTGAATTTACTCAAGAAGAAATTATCGCTTTGACAAAAGACGGTGTAAAATTGGAATGTGCGACTATTTGTATCAATCCGGGATATATCGAATTATGTGAACCCTATGTAAAAGGAAGCAAAACAACTTTATGTCCGGTAACGGATTTTCCTTTTGGAACAAGCTCTACAAAATCGAGAGTTGAACAAATTGAAGATGTTGCAAAATATGACTCGGTGAGAGAAATAGACATTGTCGCTAATTTCGGATTAATTATAAGCGGAAAATATGATGAAGTAACAAAAGATATAAAAGCTTGCGTTGAAGCAGCACACAAAAACGGAAAAGAAATAAAAATTATTTTTGAAACAGATGCTTTGAATGAAGAACAAATTAGAAAAACTTGTAAATGCTGTATTGAAGCGGGAGCAGATTTCGTAAAAACAAGTACAGGATTTTTGACAGGATATAATACAGTCGGAGCGACACCTGAAATTGTGAAAATAATGTTGGAAGAAGTCGGAGATAAATGTAAAGTAAAAGGAAGCGGAGGAATCCGTACAAGAGAACATTTTCTTAAATTAATCGATATGGGAATTGACAGAATGGGTGTAGGTTATAAATCAGTTCCGGTTGTATTGAATTTGGATAAATAA
- a CDS encoding transketolase translates to MDLLKLKYYANEVRKNIIKSTHSAKSGHPGGSLSATEILTYLYFSKMNVNSKNPKMEERDRFVLSKGHATPAYYSVLAQKGFFPIEDLLTFRHTGSYLQGHLNWKKIPGVDMSSSSLGQGCSAAVGIALSAKLRKKEYKTYCLLGDGEIQEGQVWEAAMFAGSRKLDNLTFIIDNNGLQIDGKIDDICSPYPIDKKFEAFNFYVINVTDGNDFEQIEKAFKEAENIKEKPIAIILKTLISVLFCLFFFQSCDNIIMKNKKRRGIYDCKSKI, encoded by the coding sequence ATGGATTTATTAAAATTAAAATATTATGCAAATGAAGTACGCAAAAATATCATTAAAAGTACACATTCAGCAAAATCCGGACATCCTGGAGGTTCATTATCTGCAACAGAAATTTTAACTTATTTATATTTTTCAAAAATGAACGTAAATTCTAAAAATCCTAAAATGGAAGAAAGAGATAGATTTGTATTATCTAAAGGACACGCAACCCCTGCATATTATTCAGTTTTGGCACAAAAAGGCTTTTTTCCGATAGAAGATTTGTTGACATTTCGGCACACAGGCTCTTATTTGCAAGGTCATCTCAATTGGAAAAAAATTCCGGGTGTGGATATGTCAAGCAGTTCTTTGGGACAAGGATGTTCTGCGGCGGTAGGAATAGCACTTTCTGCAAAATTGAGAAAAAAAGAATATAAAACATATTGTCTTTTGGGTGATGGAGAAATTCAGGAAGGACAAGTTTGGGAAGCGGCAATGTTTGCAGGTTCAAGAAAGTTGGATAATCTTACATTTATAATAGATAATAATGGACTGCAAATTGACGGAAAAATTGATGATATATGTTCTCCTTATCCAATAGACAAAAAATTTGAAGCATTTAATTTTTATGTAATAAATGTTACCGACGGAAATGATTTTGAACAAATAGAAAAAGCATTTAAAGAAGCTGAAAACATAAAAGAAAAACCGATTGCGATTATTTTAAAAACTTTAATTTCTGTTCTTTTTTGTTTGTTTTTTTTTCAAAGTTGTGATAATATAATAATGAAAAATAAAAAACGGAGAGGTATTTATGATTGCAAGTCAAAGATTTGA
- a CDS encoding DeoR/GlpR family DNA-binding transcription regulator, translating to MIASQRFEKIIEMVNKRGIVNVKELAETLGVTQTTIRRDAEELERQGKIIKVHGGVKSVDQKAIMSNLDEKEMKERVENYEKKDEVCKKAASFIKKGDCIFLDGGTTIAPIVKYLKDKSVKIVTNSMLVANAFHDNSSELFLVGGKYIAEYDMSVGPIAVSNLENFNFDYAFFSCAGLDLERKLVYTTEMETMLIKQKAMELAVKKYLLIDDSKLSVRGFYTFVESSRFDAVICNDSENLKKEELPENFIAINK from the coding sequence ATGATTGCAAGTCAAAGATTTGAGAAAATTATTGAAATGGTAAATAAACGAGGGATTGTGAATGTAAAGGAATTAGCTGAAACTCTGGGAGTAACGCAGACTACCATTCGGAGAGATGCAGAAGAACTGGAACGACAAGGGAAAATAATAAAAGTTCACGGCGGAGTAAAAAGTGTGGACCAAAAAGCGATTATGTCCAACCTTGATGAAAAAGAGATGAAAGAAAGAGTGGAAAATTACGAAAAAAAAGATGAAGTATGTAAAAAAGCGGCATCTTTTATAAAAAAAGGCGATTGTATATTTTTGGACGGTGGCACGACGATTGCTCCCATTGTTAAATATTTGAAAGACAAAAGTGTAAAAATTGTTACAAACAGTATGCTTGTTGCGAATGCTTTTCACGATAATAGCTCAGAATTATTTTTGGTCGGCGGAAAATACATCGCTGAATATGATATGTCGGTAGGTCCTATTGCGGTAAGCAATCTGGAAAATTTTAATTTTGATTACGCTTTTTTTAGTTGTGCAGGATTGGATTTGGAGCGTAAACTTGTTTATACAACGGAAATGGAAACAATGTTAATAAAACAAAAAGCAATGGAACTAGCTGTAAAAAAATATTTATTAATAGACGATTCCAAATTATCCGTAAGAGGTTTTTACACATTTGTGGAAAGTTCAAGATTTGATGCGGTAATTTGTAACGATTCGGAAAATTTGAAAAAGGAAGAATTGCCGGAAAATTTTATTGCGATTAATAAATAG
- a CDS encoding transposase — protein MNKRSKRYTDEFKMLILELLEEGRTKKSLETEYGVATATIRKWEKEFK, from the coding sequence ATGAACAAGAGAAGTAAAAGGTACACAGATGAATTTAAAATGTTAATTTTAGAATTGCTGGAAGAAGGAAGAACAAAAAAATCATTAGAAACTGAATATGGGGTAGCAACGGCAACAATCAGAAAATGGGAAAAAGAATTTAAATGA
- a CDS encoding IS3 family transposase — MWTRKDGWCYLSSIMDLHSRRIISHKVGKFMDIKLVIDTLKMAIYKRGDITDLIIHTDRGSQYMSKEYRKFCAKKGISVSYSRKGNPYDNACIESFHATLKKEYVHNENFENLESLRTGMYEYIEIWYNNSRIHSKIGFTSPNEYEESMKKGNKEIA, encoded by the coding sequence ATTTGGACAAGAAAGGACGGGTGGTGCTACTTATCAAGTATAATGGATTTGCACAGCAGAAGAATAATATCACATAAGGTTGGAAAATTTATGGATATAAAATTAGTTATCGATACCTTAAAAATGGCGATATATAAAAGAGGGGATATAACTGATCTGATAATACATACAGATAGAGGAAGCCAGTATATGAGTAAAGAATATCGTAAATTTTGTGCAAAAAAAGGCATAAGCGTATCTTACAGCAGAAAAGGAAATCCTTATGATAATGCATGTATAGAATCATTCCATGCAACATTGAAAAAAGAATATGTACATAATGAAAACTTTGAAAATCTAGAAAGTTTAAGAACTGGAATGTACGAGTATATAGAAATATGGTATAATAATAGCAGAATACACAGTAAAATAGGATTTACAAGTCCGAATGAATACGAAGAAAGCATGAAGAAAGGAAACAAAGAAATTGCTTAA
- a CDS encoding transposase, whose translation MEVLSKVWKELTTYFKYDTKIRKLIYTTNPIESLNRQLRKYTKTKSLYPTDEALMKSVYLSLKEATKKWTGRIPGWGEIYSQLSIYFEGRI comes from the coding sequence ATAGAGGTTTTAAGTAAGGTGTGGAAAGAGTTGACAACATACTTTAAATATGATACAAAGATAAGAAAGCTGATATATACGACAAACCCGATAGAAAGCTTAAACAGACAATTAAGAAAGTATACAAAGACAAAATCACTTTATCCTACAGATGAAGCATTAATGAAATCGGTATACCTAAGCTTAAAGGAAGCAACAAAGAAATGGACTGGAAGGATACCAGGCTGGGGAGAAATATATTCTCAGTTAAGTATTTATTTTGAAGGAAGAATTTAA
- a CDS encoding glutamate synthase subunit beta — protein MGKLGGFLEIEREEKKIREISDRIKDFNEIDVPLNDEYIKTQAARCMDCGVPFCHWACPVDNHCPEWQDLVYNGEWKKALDLLLSTNPFPEFTGRICPALCEGSCTLGKNDKPVTTKNIELALIEKGWENGWVKPKTPKKRFDKKIAVIGSGPSGLAAAQTLNRYGYNVTVYERDEKPGGLLALGIPDFKLDKKIIDRRVKLMEDEGVKFIYNVEAGKDISTEELESKYDIIVMACGSKQGRDLKIKGREAKGVHLAMEFLTQQNRKVSNVPLYDEEINVKGKHVLVIGGGDTGSDCVGTSVRQGAASVKQIEIMDRPSEIRTKKNPWPQYPFILKTSTSHKEATSIYGEDPREWNITTKEFIKDENGKLTGVKIAKVESFKDENGRLGFKEIEGSEEIIKVDFVFLAIGFLHPYFEGLIENSKVQIDGRGNVSANVIDHHTSQEKYFAAGDVRRGQSLVVWAISEGRNAAKAIHEYLRKQTV, from the coding sequence ATGGGAAAACTAGGTGGATTTTTAGAAATTGAAAGAGAAGAAAAAAAAATTAGGGAAATTTCTGACAGAATTAAAGATTTTAATGAAATTGATGTCCCTTTAAACGATGAATATATAAAAACACAAGCGGCTAGATGTATGGACTGCGGAGTACCTTTTTGCCACTGGGCCTGTCCTGTCGACAACCACTGTCCTGAATGGCAAGATTTAGTTTATAACGGTGAATGGAAAAAGGCTTTGGACTTGCTTTTGTCAACAAATCCATTTCCTGAATTTACTGGGCGAATTTGTCCAGCACTTTGTGAAGGAAGCTGTACTTTAGGAAAAAATGATAAACCTGTAACTACTAAAAATATTGAACTTGCTCTTATTGAAAAAGGTTGGGAAAATGGATGGGTAAAACCAAAAACTCCTAAAAAAAGATTTGATAAAAAAATTGCAGTAATTGGAAGTGGACCATCTGGACTTGCTGCTGCTCAAACTTTAAATAGATACGGTTATAATGTAACAGTTTATGAAAGAGATGAAAAACCAGGTGGACTTCTTGCTTTAGGAATTCCTGATTTCAAATTGGATAAAAAAATCATCGATAGAAGAGTTAAATTAATGGAAGATGAAGGTGTTAAATTTATTTACAATGTTGAAGCTGGAAAAGATATTTCTACTGAAGAATTAGAAAGCAAATATGATATTATTGTTATGGCTTGTGGTTCTAAACAAGGTAGAGATTTAAAAATAAAAGGAAGAGAAGCTAAAGGTGTTCATTTGGCTATGGAATTCTTAACTCAACAAAATAGAAAAGTTAGCAATGTTCCTTTATATGACGAAGAAATCAATGTAAAAGGTAAACATGTGCTTGTAATTGGTGGTGGAGATACTGGTTCTGACTGTGTTGGGACTTCTGTAAGACAAGGTGCTGCGAGTGTTAAGCAAATTGAAATTATGGACAGACCATCTGAAATAAGAACAAAAAAGAATCCTTGGCCGCAATATCCATTTATTTTAAAAACTTCTACTTCTCACAAGGAAGCAACTAGCATTTATGGTGAAGACCCAAGAGAATGGAATATTACTACAAAAGAATTTATTAAAGATGAAAATGGTAAATTAACAGGTGTAAAAATTGCTAAAGTTGAAAGTTTTAAAGATGAAAATGGTAGATTAGGATTTAAAGAAATCGAAGGTTCTGAAGAAATTATAAAAGTTGATTTTGTATTTTTAGCAATCGGATTCTTGCATCCTTACTTTGAAGGATTAATTGAAAATTCAAAAGTTCAAATTGATGGAAGAGGAAATGTTAGTGCAAATGTAATCGACCACCATACTTCTCAAGAAAAATATTTCGCTGCAGGAGATGTAAGACGAGGGCAATCATTAGTAGTTTGGGCTATTAGTGAAGGTAGAAATGCTGCTAAAGCTATTCATGAATATTTAAGAAAACAAACTGTTTAA